The Neomonachus schauinslandi chromosome 11, ASM220157v2, whole genome shotgun sequence genome contains a region encoding:
- the INS gene encoding insulin: MALWTHLLPLLALLALWAPAPSRAFVNQHLCGSHLVEALYLVCGERGFFYTPKARREVEDPQARALELGGAPGTGGLQPLALEGALQKRGIVEQCCTSICSLYQLENYCN; this comes from the exons ATGGCCCTCTGGACGcacctcctgcccctgctggCTTTGCTGGCCCTCTGGGCGCCGGCCCCGAGCCGAGCCTTCGTTAACCAGCACCTGTGTGGCTCCCACCTGGTGGAGGCGCTCTACCTGGTGTGCGGGGAGCGCGGCTTCTTCTACACGCCCAAGGCCCGCCGTGAGGTGGAGGATCCGCAGG CGAGGGCCCTGGAGCTGGGCGGGGCGCCCGGAACGGGCGGCCTGCAGCCCCTGGCGCTGGAGGGGGCCCTGCAGAAGCGGGGCATCGTGGAACAGTGCTGCACCAGCATCTGCTCCCTCTACCAGCTGGAGAATTACTGCAACTAG
- the TH gene encoding tyrosine 3-monooxygenase isoform X2, with the protein MPTPSSASPQAKGFRRAVSELDAKQAEAIMGPPSLAGAPRPGAAALLSGRVLSPQSPRFIGRRQSLIEDARKEREKAEAASAASSEPGDPLEAAVFKDKDGKAMLNLLFTLRGTKTASLSRAVKAFETFEAQIHHLETRPAQKPRAGGPHLEYFVRCEVPSADLPALLSSVRRVAEDVRGAGENKVLWFPRKVSELDKCHHLVTKFDPDLDLDHPGFSDQAYRQRRKLIAEIAFQYKHGDPIPRVEYTAEEIATWKEVYATLKGLYATHACREHLEAFQLLERFSGYREDSIPQLEDVSRFLKERTGFQLRPVAGLLSARDFLASLAFRVFQCTQYIRHASSPMHSPEPDCCHELLGHVPMLADRTFAQFSQDIGLASLGASDEEIEKLSTLYWFTVEFGLCKQNGEVKAYGAGLLSSYGELLHSLSEEPEIRAFDPDAAAVQPYQDQTYQSVYFVSESFSDAKDKLRNYASRIQRPFSVKFDPYTLAIDVLDSPHAIRRSLEGVQDELHTLTHALSAIS; encoded by the exons ATGCccactcccagctctgcctcgCCCCAGGCCAAGGGCTTCCGCAGGGCGGTCTCCGAGCTGGATGCCAAGCAGGCCGAAGCCATCATG gGCCCACCCAGCCTTGCAGGTGCTCCCCGACCCGGGGCTGCAGCCCTGCTCT CTGGGCGTGTCCTGTCCCCGCAGTCTCCGCGCTTCATCGGGCGGCGACAGAGCCTCATCGAGGACGCtcgcaaggagagagagaaggccgAGGCCGCGTCGGCCGCCTCCTCGGAGCCCGGGGACCCCCTAGAGGCCGCAGTGTTCAAGGACAAGGATGGGAAGGCCATGCTGAATCTGCTCTTCACCCTCCGGGGCACCAAGACCGCGTCACTGTCCCGGGCCGTGAAGGCATTTGAG ACGTTTGAAGCCCAAATCCACCATCTGGAGACCCGGCCCGCCCAGAAGCCACGGGCAGGGGGCCCCCACCTGGAGTACTTTGTGCGCTGTGAGGTGCCCAGTGCCGACCTGCCCGCCCTGCTCAGCTCCGTGCGCCGGGTGGCGGAGGACGTGCGTGGCGCTGGGGAGAACAAGG TCCTCTGGTTCCCGAGGAAAGTTTCTGAGCTGGACAAGTGTCACCATCTGGTCACCAAGTTTGACCCTGACCTGGACTTGGATCATCCG GGCTTCTCGGACCAGGCTTACCGCCAGCGCCGGAAGCTGATCGCGGAGATTGCATTCCAGTACAAGCA CGGTGACCCTATTCCCCGTGTGGAGTACACGGCCGAGGAGATTGCCACCTG GAAGGAGGTCTACGCCACCCTCAAGGGCCTCTACGCCACCCACGCCTGCCGGGAGCACCTGGAGGCCTTCCAGCTGCTGGAGCGCTTCAGCGGCTACCGGGAGGACAGCATCCCCCAGCTGGAGGACGTGTCCCGCTTCCTGAAGG AGCGCACGGGCTTCCAGCTGCGGCCCGTGGCCGGCCTGCTGTCCGCCCGGGACTTCCTGGCCAGCCTGGCCTTCCGCGTGTTCCAGTGCACCCAGTACATCCGACATGCGTCCTCGCCCATGCACTCCCCCGAGCC ggACTGTTGCCATGAGCTGCTGGGGCACGTGCCCATGCTGGCCGACCGGACCTTTGCTCAGTTCTCCCAG GACATCGGGCTCGCGTCCTTGGGGGCTTCTGACGAGGAAATCGAGAAGCTGTCCACG CTGTACTGGTTCACGGTGGAGTTCGGGCTGTGTAAGCAGAATGGCGAGGTGAAGGCCTACGGCGCTGGGCTGCTGTCCTCCTACGGGGAGCTCCTG CACTCCCTGTCTGAGGAGCCTGAGATCCGGGCCTTCGACCCGGATGCTGCCGCCGTGCAGCCCTACCAGGACCAGACCTACCAGTCCGTGTACTTTGTGTCCGAAAGCTTCAGCGATGCCAAGGACAAGCTCAG GAACTACGCTTCCCGCATCCAACGCCCCTTCTCCGTGAAGTTTGACCCGTATACCTTGGCCATCGACGTGCTGGACAGTCCCCACGCGATCCGGCGCTCCCTGGAGGGCGTCCAGGATGAGCTGCACACCCTCACCCATGCGCTGAGCGCCATCAGctag
- the TH gene encoding tyrosine 3-monooxygenase isoform X1, producing MPTPSSASPQAKGFRRAVSELDAKQAEAIMVRGLLGPPSLAGAPRPGAAALLSGRVLSPQSPRFIGRRQSLIEDARKEREKAEAASAASSEPGDPLEAAVFKDKDGKAMLNLLFTLRGTKTASLSRAVKAFETFEAQIHHLETRPAQKPRAGGPHLEYFVRCEVPSADLPALLSSVRRVAEDVRGAGENKVLWFPRKVSELDKCHHLVTKFDPDLDLDHPGFSDQAYRQRRKLIAEIAFQYKHGDPIPRVEYTAEEIATWKEVYATLKGLYATHACREHLEAFQLLERFSGYREDSIPQLEDVSRFLKERTGFQLRPVAGLLSARDFLASLAFRVFQCTQYIRHASSPMHSPEPDCCHELLGHVPMLADRTFAQFSQDIGLASLGASDEEIEKLSTLYWFTVEFGLCKQNGEVKAYGAGLLSSYGELLHSLSEEPEIRAFDPDAAAVQPYQDQTYQSVYFVSESFSDAKDKLRNYASRIQRPFSVKFDPYTLAIDVLDSPHAIRRSLEGVQDELHTLTHALSAIS from the exons ATGCccactcccagctctgcctcgCCCCAGGCCAAGGGCTTCCGCAGGGCGGTCTCCGAGCTGGATGCCAAGCAGGCCGAAGCCATCATGGTAAGGGGGCTGCTG gGCCCACCCAGCCTTGCAGGTGCTCCCCGACCCGGGGCTGCAGCCCTGCTCT CTGGGCGTGTCCTGTCCCCGCAGTCTCCGCGCTTCATCGGGCGGCGACAGAGCCTCATCGAGGACGCtcgcaaggagagagagaaggccgAGGCCGCGTCGGCCGCCTCCTCGGAGCCCGGGGACCCCCTAGAGGCCGCAGTGTTCAAGGACAAGGATGGGAAGGCCATGCTGAATCTGCTCTTCACCCTCCGGGGCACCAAGACCGCGTCACTGTCCCGGGCCGTGAAGGCATTTGAG ACGTTTGAAGCCCAAATCCACCATCTGGAGACCCGGCCCGCCCAGAAGCCACGGGCAGGGGGCCCCCACCTGGAGTACTTTGTGCGCTGTGAGGTGCCCAGTGCCGACCTGCCCGCCCTGCTCAGCTCCGTGCGCCGGGTGGCGGAGGACGTGCGTGGCGCTGGGGAGAACAAGG TCCTCTGGTTCCCGAGGAAAGTTTCTGAGCTGGACAAGTGTCACCATCTGGTCACCAAGTTTGACCCTGACCTGGACTTGGATCATCCG GGCTTCTCGGACCAGGCTTACCGCCAGCGCCGGAAGCTGATCGCGGAGATTGCATTCCAGTACAAGCA CGGTGACCCTATTCCCCGTGTGGAGTACACGGCCGAGGAGATTGCCACCTG GAAGGAGGTCTACGCCACCCTCAAGGGCCTCTACGCCACCCACGCCTGCCGGGAGCACCTGGAGGCCTTCCAGCTGCTGGAGCGCTTCAGCGGCTACCGGGAGGACAGCATCCCCCAGCTGGAGGACGTGTCCCGCTTCCTGAAGG AGCGCACGGGCTTCCAGCTGCGGCCCGTGGCCGGCCTGCTGTCCGCCCGGGACTTCCTGGCCAGCCTGGCCTTCCGCGTGTTCCAGTGCACCCAGTACATCCGACATGCGTCCTCGCCCATGCACTCCCCCGAGCC ggACTGTTGCCATGAGCTGCTGGGGCACGTGCCCATGCTGGCCGACCGGACCTTTGCTCAGTTCTCCCAG GACATCGGGCTCGCGTCCTTGGGGGCTTCTGACGAGGAAATCGAGAAGCTGTCCACG CTGTACTGGTTCACGGTGGAGTTCGGGCTGTGTAAGCAGAATGGCGAGGTGAAGGCCTACGGCGCTGGGCTGCTGTCCTCCTACGGGGAGCTCCTG CACTCCCTGTCTGAGGAGCCTGAGATCCGGGCCTTCGACCCGGATGCTGCCGCCGTGCAGCCCTACCAGGACCAGACCTACCAGTCCGTGTACTTTGTGTCCGAAAGCTTCAGCGATGCCAAGGACAAGCTCAG GAACTACGCTTCCCGCATCCAACGCCCCTTCTCCGTGAAGTTTGACCCGTATACCTTGGCCATCGACGTGCTGGACAGTCCCCACGCGATCCGGCGCTCCCTGGAGGGCGTCCAGGATGAGCTGCACACCCTCACCCATGCGCTGAGCGCCATCAGctag
- the TH gene encoding tyrosine 3-monooxygenase isoform X3, which yields MPTPSSASPQAKGFRRAVSELDAKQAEAIMSPRFIGRRQSLIEDARKEREKAEAASAASSEPGDPLEAAVFKDKDGKAMLNLLFTLRGTKTASLSRAVKAFETFEAQIHHLETRPAQKPRAGGPHLEYFVRCEVPSADLPALLSSVRRVAEDVRGAGENKVLWFPRKVSELDKCHHLVTKFDPDLDLDHPGFSDQAYRQRRKLIAEIAFQYKHGDPIPRVEYTAEEIATWKEVYATLKGLYATHACREHLEAFQLLERFSGYREDSIPQLEDVSRFLKERTGFQLRPVAGLLSARDFLASLAFRVFQCTQYIRHASSPMHSPEPDCCHELLGHVPMLADRTFAQFSQDIGLASLGASDEEIEKLSTLYWFTVEFGLCKQNGEVKAYGAGLLSSYGELLHSLSEEPEIRAFDPDAAAVQPYQDQTYQSVYFVSESFSDAKDKLRNYASRIQRPFSVKFDPYTLAIDVLDSPHAIRRSLEGVQDELHTLTHALSAIS from the exons ATGCccactcccagctctgcctcgCCCCAGGCCAAGGGCTTCCGCAGGGCGGTCTCCGAGCTGGATGCCAAGCAGGCCGAAGCCATCATG TCTCCGCGCTTCATCGGGCGGCGACAGAGCCTCATCGAGGACGCtcgcaaggagagagagaaggccgAGGCCGCGTCGGCCGCCTCCTCGGAGCCCGGGGACCCCCTAGAGGCCGCAGTGTTCAAGGACAAGGATGGGAAGGCCATGCTGAATCTGCTCTTCACCCTCCGGGGCACCAAGACCGCGTCACTGTCCCGGGCCGTGAAGGCATTTGAG ACGTTTGAAGCCCAAATCCACCATCTGGAGACCCGGCCCGCCCAGAAGCCACGGGCAGGGGGCCCCCACCTGGAGTACTTTGTGCGCTGTGAGGTGCCCAGTGCCGACCTGCCCGCCCTGCTCAGCTCCGTGCGCCGGGTGGCGGAGGACGTGCGTGGCGCTGGGGAGAACAAGG TCCTCTGGTTCCCGAGGAAAGTTTCTGAGCTGGACAAGTGTCACCATCTGGTCACCAAGTTTGACCCTGACCTGGACTTGGATCATCCG GGCTTCTCGGACCAGGCTTACCGCCAGCGCCGGAAGCTGATCGCGGAGATTGCATTCCAGTACAAGCA CGGTGACCCTATTCCCCGTGTGGAGTACACGGCCGAGGAGATTGCCACCTG GAAGGAGGTCTACGCCACCCTCAAGGGCCTCTACGCCACCCACGCCTGCCGGGAGCACCTGGAGGCCTTCCAGCTGCTGGAGCGCTTCAGCGGCTACCGGGAGGACAGCATCCCCCAGCTGGAGGACGTGTCCCGCTTCCTGAAGG AGCGCACGGGCTTCCAGCTGCGGCCCGTGGCCGGCCTGCTGTCCGCCCGGGACTTCCTGGCCAGCCTGGCCTTCCGCGTGTTCCAGTGCACCCAGTACATCCGACATGCGTCCTCGCCCATGCACTCCCCCGAGCC ggACTGTTGCCATGAGCTGCTGGGGCACGTGCCCATGCTGGCCGACCGGACCTTTGCTCAGTTCTCCCAG GACATCGGGCTCGCGTCCTTGGGGGCTTCTGACGAGGAAATCGAGAAGCTGTCCACG CTGTACTGGTTCACGGTGGAGTTCGGGCTGTGTAAGCAGAATGGCGAGGTGAAGGCCTACGGCGCTGGGCTGCTGTCCTCCTACGGGGAGCTCCTG CACTCCCTGTCTGAGGAGCCTGAGATCCGGGCCTTCGACCCGGATGCTGCCGCCGTGCAGCCCTACCAGGACCAGACCTACCAGTCCGTGTACTTTGTGTCCGAAAGCTTCAGCGATGCCAAGGACAAGCTCAG GAACTACGCTTCCCGCATCCAACGCCCCTTCTCCGTGAAGTTTGACCCGTATACCTTGGCCATCGACGTGCTGGACAGTCCCCACGCGATCCGGCGCTCCCTGGAGGGCGTCCAGGATGAGCTGCACACCCTCACCCATGCGCTGAGCGCCATCAGctag